ACTGGCGATGCGTTGGTCAGGATGGCGCCGACCATGACGTAGCCGCCGACGATCAACTGTGCCGGGTCGCCACTGGCCTGGTTGACGAACTGTGCCAGGCCAATGGTGCCGCCGGCGCCCGGAACGTTGTTGACCTGAACCGAGCCGGAGATCTTCTCTTCCTGGAGTGCGGTCTGCATCGAACGGGCCGTCTGGTCCCAGCCGCCGCCAGGCGCTGCCGGAGCCATGATCTTGTAGTCGGCAGCGAAAGCCGGCAGGGCGACCGCGCCTGCGATAATGGATGCCAATACGAACTGCTTCATTGCTGTTCCTCCCTTGCCCGCATGCGCGGGACAAAATGCTTTTTCAGTTTCGAAGCCCGCGCCTGAAGCAGCGTCCCGGAAAACTGAGGGAGAAGGAACAGGCCGGCCCAGGGGCCTGCCATCACAGCAGCGTTTCCTGGCCCCTCTGCGCGGCGGTGAAAAACGCCATCGGGTAGCCTTAGCGGAAACGTGTTCGAAATCCTCCCGAACTTTCCGAGCCTCGCCGCCTCCAACGGATGGGCCAAAACTTCCCTATCGCAGCAACCTGACATCAGACTGACACCGATGCAACAGCTTGGGGAACATGCTGACATCAGGGACTGCGCAGCGCCTCGTTCCAGCGGCCGATGACGCGCGAGCGCTTGACCTGGTCGAGATAAACCATCAGCCCCGGACTGACCGGCACCGGGCGCAACTGCCCGCCGAGCACCTCCTGCATGCGGTTGGCGGTGTTCTCGCCCGACACATCGGGATTGACGGCAGCGATGTGCAGCTGCCGCGCCATGACCGTCTGGCCCTCGGCCGACATGAAATATTCGAGATAGCGGCGGCCGAGGTCGGGCGACTTGGCGGCCGCCGGCACCAGGCCGATGCGCGACATCACCACCGTGTAGTCCTTGGGCAGGACGATGCCGACATCCGGGTTGCGTGCCGCCCAGTCGGCGGCATAGGAGCCGAGGATGTTGTAGCCGAGCACGAAGCGGCCGTCGGCGATGCGCTCAAGGATGGCACTGCTCGTGGAATAGAGCTTGACGCCCGCTGCCCCCATGGCCCGGATCACCGACCAGATGTCGGGATACTGTTCCTGATCACGAGCCATGAACATAAAGCCGACACCGGAGCGCTCGATGTCGTAGGTGGCGATGCGGCCATAGACCCTGTCGCCCTGGGACTTGAGATAGTCGACGAGCTGGCCGCGTGTCGCTGGCGGGTCGACGTCCTTGAAGCTCGGTTTGTGGTAGACGAACACCGCCGGCTCGTAGGTCAAGGCATAGGCCGTGTCGCGCCAATTGGCCCAGCGCGGCCAACGATCAGACAAAGGCAGCCGGCTTTCCTGGGCGTAACCGTCATTGGCGAGCTTGACCTGCAGGTCCATCGCCGACGAAAAGGCGATGTCGGCAGTGCCCTTGCCGGCGTCGGTCTCGGCCAGGACACGGTCGTAGATGTCGACCGTTTGCAGTTCCTCGTAACGAACGGCGACGCCGGGATTGGCCTGCTGGAAGCCGGCGATCATCGGATTGTTCAGCGGCGCATCAAGCGAGGAATAGACGACGAGCGTGCGGGCGTCCGACGCACCGTTGAGAGCTGGGAAAACGGTGACTTCCGCTTGCACCGGCGCAGAAAGGCAGACAAGGGCGGTGAGAATGGCTAGGCGCATGATCGCCGGACCATGCCTCAGCGCGCCGGACGACACAACGGGCGGATGCGTCGTACGGGCTCTGGACCTTTGCCCGGCGAATGGGCATCGTTCGGATGGGGCGGGCAAGGAGAACAGGGTTGCGCATTCTGGTGGTTGAGGACAACGCGACGCTGGCCGGGGGGCTGGCGGCGGTGCTCAAGGGCAGCGGCTATGCCGTCGACGTGGTCGGCGACGGCGCGTCGGCTGTCGCGGTGCTCGCCACCGAACGCTTCGATCTCGTCATCCTCGACCTCAATTTGCCGGAGATGGACGGGCTCGACGTGCTGCGCACCATGCGCGGGCGCCAGCACGACGCCGCCGTGCTGATCCTGTCGGCCAGGCATTCGCTCGACGAGCGGGTCAAGGGCCTCGACCTCGGCGCCGACGATTACATGGTCAAGCCCTTCGACGTCGGCGAGCTGGAGGCGCGTGTCCGCACGCTGCTGCGCCGCCGCGCCGGGTTGAAGGCCGCCACAGTCAGCTTCGGCGAGGTCCAGCTCGACCTCAACACACGCAGCTTCTCCTCGCACGGGGCGGCCATCGACATCCCGGCGCGGGAACTGGCTCTGCTCGAAACTTTGTTCATGCGCGCCGGCAAGGTCGTCGCCAAGCAGGCGATCATCGAATCGCTGGCTGGTTTCGACGAGGACCTCAGCGCCAACGCCATCGAGCAATATGTCAGCCGCCTGCGCAAGCGGCTGGCGCCCTATGGCCTGACAGTCAGGACCGCGCGCGGCATCGGCTATTATCTCGAAAAGATCCAAAACCCCTGATGGCGCGGACGCGGCCCTATTCGCTCCGCCGGCGGCTGTTGCTGTGGCTCCTTGTGCCGCTGGTCGCCCTCGGCCTGATTGCGCTGGCCGACACCTACAACGAAGCCGTGGAAACGGCCAACGCCGTCTCCGACCGCGTGCTCGCCGGCTCGGCGCTGGCAATCGCGGAGCGCGTGGTGGTGGCCGAGGACGGGGCGCTGGAGGTCGACATCCCCTATGTCGCGCTCGAAATGCTGACCTCGGCGGCACAGGACCGCGTCTTCTACCGCGTCGACGGCCCCGACGGCTTCATCACCGGCTACCAGACGCTGCCCGTCATCGACGGGCTGGAGCTCGAAGAAAGCGGGTATGAAGATGCCAGCTTCCGCGGTGAGCCGATCCGGCTCACTTCACTGTCCCGCGCCGCCTCGACGGGTGCGACCTCGATCCCGTTCGTCGTCACCATTGCCGAAACGACGATCGCCCGCACCCAGCTGGCGCAGACCATCCTGCTGCGCTCGGCGCTGAGACTCGCCATCCTGATCGGCAGTGCGGCGGCGATCGTCTGGTTCGCCGTCACCTTCTCGCTCAGGCCGCTCTACCGGCTGCGCGACGCCATTGCCGAGCGCAATCCCGACGACCTGCACCCGATCGAGCAGTCGGTGCCGAAGGAGGTGCGCGGGCTCGTCGACACGGTCAATTCCTTCATGGGCCGGCTCGGCTCGGCGCTCGGCGCGATGCGGCATTTCACCGGCAATGCCAGCCACCAGTTGCGCACGCCGCTGACCATCATCCGCACCCAGCTGGCGCTAGCCTCGCGCGCCCATTCGCTGGATGAGGCGCGGCAGGCAGCCCGGATGGGCGACGAAGCGGTGGCGCATGCCGAGCGCGTCATCGCCCAGCTGCTGCTGCTCGCCAAGGTCGACGAGGCAGCGTCCGACCGGCTGAAGAACCTCGACGCGGTCAACCTGACCGATCTCGCCCAGCAACTCACCGCCGACCGTGTCACCCAGGCGCACGCCGCCGGCATCGATCTCGGTTTCGAGGGCGAGGAACCGCTTCATGTGCGCGGTGAGCCGATGCTGCTCAGCGAAATGATCCGCAACCTGATCGAAAACGTGCTGGCCTATGCCGGCAACGGCGCCGAGGCGACTGTCAAGGTCATCGACTGTGGCACGGACGCGGTGCTGGAGGTCGAGGATACAGGCCCAGGCATTCCGGCACCCGAACTCGAAAGCGTGCGTCAGCGCTTCGTGCGCGGGCGCGAGGGCGACAAGCCCGGCGCCGGTCTCGGCCTGCCCATCGTCGAGGAAATCGCCTCGCTCTTCGGCGGCAGGCTGGAGCTTTTGGCCGGCGCGGATGGTCGCGGGCTCAGGGTGCGGGTGGCGTTCGGCAAAGCAGAGTCGTGACGGGCTGGCCCTCCTGCCCTTTCGCACCCAACCTCGCATCTGGCGGGAAGGAAAAAGCGCCGTCTACTCCCTGACGAACGTCAGATAGGCCGGCGTGCGGTTTTCGCGGATCGCCTTGGCTTCGTAGCGCGTACGGGTCCAGCCCTCGTAGGGCGTGTGCCAGTCGGCGGCTTCGGCGGCCTGCCATGCGAAGGCAGGATGGGCGCGGCAATGCTGCAGCGTCCAGTTGACATAGGTGTCGATGTCGGAGGCGAAGCGGAACCTGGCGCCGGTTTTCAGCACGCGGGCGAAGCGATCGAGATTGACGGGGCTGACGAAGCGCCGCTTCCAGTGCTTCTTCTTGCGCCACGGGTCGGGATAGAGCAGATCGATGCCGTCGAGTGAGGCTTCCGGCAACCAGTCGAGCAACTGGGTGGCGTCCTCGTCATAAAGACGGATGTTGGCGAGCGGCTTTTCATGGAGCGCTGCCGCCATCTTGGCCATGCCGTTGACGAAGGGCTCGATGCCGATGAAGCCGTCATCGGGATTGTTCGCGGCGATGTGGCGAAGATGCTCGCCGCCGCCGAAACCGATCTCGAGCCTGACTTTCGAAACCTCGGCTTCGAACATCGTGCGAAGATCGGCGGGAGCGGCCACGCCAAGGTCAATGCCAAGGCGGGCCAGTCCTGTTTCAAGCGCTTCCGCCTGATACGGGCGGATAGGCTTGCCGCGCCGACGCCCGAAGAAGGCTTCCGTCGAGCGGCTGCGGCGCGGTTCCTGTTCCATCGATATTACGGTCGCCTTAGGCGGCGACCGCATCCTTGAGGGCCTTGACCAGATCGGTCTTCTCCCAGGAGAAAGACCCGTCGCGGCCAGCCTTGCGGCCGAAATGGCCGTAGGACGAGGTCTTGGCGTAGATCGGCTTGTTGAGGTCGAGGTGGCGGCGGATTCCCGACGGCGACAGGTCCATGACCTGGCGCAGCGCGTCCTCCAGCACCGCCTCGTCGACCTTGCCGGTGCCGTGCAGGTCGACATAGACCGACAGCGGCTGGGCCACGCCGATGGCGTAGGACAGCTGGATGGTGCAGCGTTCTGCGAGCTTGGCCGCAACGACGTTCTTGGCGAGGTAGCGCGCGGCATAGGCTGCCGAGCGGTCGACCTTGGTAGTGTCCTTGCCGGAGAACGCGCCGCCGCCGTGCGGGGCCGCGCCGCCGTAGGTGTCGACGATGATCTTGCGGCCGGTCAGGCCGGCATCGCCGTCGGGACCGCCGATGACGAATTTGCCGGTCGGGTTGATGTACCAGTTGCAGTCGTTGGCGATCTCGAGTTCGCCAAGGGCTTCGCGGATATAGGGCTCGACAACCTTGCGGACTTTGCCCGAATCCCAGCTGCCGTCGAGGTGCTGGGTCGAAAGCACGATCTGCGTGACTTCGTGGGCCTTGCCGTCCTGGTAGCGTACGGTGACCTGGCTCTTGGCGTCAGGACCGAGCTTGCCGGCATCGCCCTTGTTTTCGTGACGGGCAGTGGCAAGCAGTTCCAAGATCTTGTGGCTGTAGTAGATCGGCGCCGGCATCAGATCCGGCGTCTCGCGGCAGGCATAACCGAACATGATGCCCTGGTCGCCAGCACCTTCTTCGCCCTGGCGGTCGGAGGCGCTGTCGACGCCCTGGCCGATGTCGGGCGACTGGCCGTGCAGCAGCACGTCGATGCGGGCGGTCTTCCAGTGGAAGCCGGCCTGCTCGTAGCCGATGGCGCGGATGGCCTTGCGGGCCACCGACTTGAATTTGGACGGATTGACGACCGGATGGCCGGCGGCGTCCTTCACGATCTGGCCGTTCTTGTCTTTCTTCAGCAGCGTGTCCGGCACGCGAACTTCGCCAGCGATCACGACGCGGTTGGTGGTTGCCAGAGTTTCACAGGCAACGCGGACCTTCCACGGATCCATGCCGGTCTTTTTGGCTTCACGGTAGACGAGATCGACGATCTCGTCGGAAATGCGGTCGCACACCTTGTCGGGGTGACCTTCGGATACGGACTCGGAAGTGAAGAGATAATTCTGCCGCTGCACGGGATGTCCCCTCTAGAAAGCGACCGGCGCGATGCCGATCATTTGGCGCGACACGTGTTAGCGAAGCCGGCCAGACCTCGTCAAGCAGGCTTTCGTCGCGGAAGCGCTGTTCATGCAAGGGAGTTGCGACGGCGCATCGCCGTCGCACTCGCGCACCGGCCCGAAGATCAGCAGCGATCTTCGGAAAGTGAGATGCGCAATTTGGGCAGTCGCGGAGCCGCCTACGCATCCGTCAGGACGCGCGGCGCTCCTAGATTATTGGTCTTCGTCGTCGGCCAGGACCTTGGCCAGCTCGATAACCTTGCGCCGGACCTTGGGGTTGGAAATCCGGGCAAAGGCGCGGTTGAGCTGGAGACCTTCTGCGCTCGACAGAAAATCGACCACAAAAGACGTGGACGAATCTTCCGACAGCCCCTTGTTCTCGCCGCTCTCGCTGCCGGGAGCATCCTCGAAGAAGAAAGCAACCGGAACGCTCAGGATCGAAGCGATGGCCTGCAGGCGACTCGCTCCAACTCGGTTTGTTCCTTTCTCGTATTTCTGGATCTGTTGAAAAGTAATTCCGAGACTCTCTCCAAGTTTTTCCTGGCTCATTCCAAGCATATTGCGTCGCAGGCGAATGCGTCCGCCGACGTAGACGTCGGTCGGATTTGGTTTTTTCTTGTTCTCTTTTTCCACTGTCTTTCCTCGCCGGATTTTTCCAGCTTATTATTTGGGCAGGCACCCCATTCAGGGCAGTTTATTGCGTCCGAGTGCAGACGTTGATTGGCACAGCTTCTGGCTGCGCGGCGACATATGAGTTTCTAACAAGCACAGTGTCAATTCGCCCTGAGCCTCTGTCTGAGCTTCAAGCCACTTGCCGCAACGGCAATCAACAACATGATCAGAAAACCGTTAACGCGCGAAAACGGCGGCGAGGCAGCGCCAATGGCGGCCACCGGAAGCGAGACATCTATGGTGCCGCGAACATTCATCGCAAGTGCATCCACTACTCGCCCGCTCGGGTCGACAATGCCGGATATTCCTGTGTTGGCCGCGCGCAGGACCGGCAACCCGTTTTCGACCGCGCGGACCTGCGACTGCCGGAAATGCTGGTAGGGGCCCGGAGTGTCGCCAAACCACGCGTCGTTGGTGACGTTCACAATAATCCCAGTTGACGCTGCGTCAACCGCAACCATGCGGGGAAAGATTATTTCGTAACAAATGAAGGCTGATGCCTTGATCCCGCCGGGCAACTCGAGCGGACGCCGGTTGGCGCCGGCGGAGAAATTCATCGGCCCGGCAACCAACTGCGTCAGCCCGATCCGCTCCATCAGCCCGGCAAACGGAATGTACTCGCCAAACGGAACGAGATGGACCTTGTCGACAGCGTCGACGATCTCGCCCTTGTCGTTGATGCTGACAACGGAATTGTAATAGCGGGTGTCGTCGCCGGCTACCGATTCGCCTTCGGCGCGGACGATGCCCGCCATCAGCGTCTGACCGCTCCCCAGCATGTCGCCGATCGCCACCAGCGCGTCCGGCCGCTCGGTAAACAGGAACGGCATCGAGGTCTCGGGCCAGATGATCAGGTCCGGCTTCTTCGCACCCGGCTTGGGGGCCTCGGCCGAGAGTTGCAGCATGCTGGCAAAGATGCGGTCGCGGACGCGTCCGTCCCACTTCTCGGTGAGATCGATGTTGGGCTGGACAATACGGACATTGAGGGTTCGCTCGGCGGGCTGCGCCGGCCGGGACAGCTTGAAATAGCCATAAGCCGCATGGGCCGCGACCAGCACCACGGCCAGTGAGAAGCCGAGCCTGAGGTTGCGCCTGTCGGCGAGCAGCGCCGGCATGGCGAAGACAAAGATGGCCAGCACGTTCATGCCGGTGACGCCCGTAATCGTCACGCTCTGCATGAACAAAGGCACGGGCATGGCGGCAAAGCCGAGCGGGTTCCACGGAAAGCCAGTGAACAGGAAGGTGCGCAGCCATTCGATCAGGCCGAAGGCAAAGGCGAGCGCTGCGATACGGCCGATGCCGTCGCTCCACAACAGCCGCGCCAATGCGGCAGCAAAGCCATAGAAGAAGGCGAGGATCAGCGGGATGCCGACAACGGCGAAGGGCAGCGCCCAGGCAAAACTCTCGGCCTCGACCAGAACTGCGCCGCCGACCCACCAGAGCCCGGCGAGGAAATAGCCGAAGCCGAACCACCAGCCAGCGGCAAAGGCCGGCATGAGGCGGCGCAGGAAGCCTGCGGGCCTGTCGGCGACGGCACCATCAAGCAGCCACACCAGGATCGGGAATGAGACGAAGCAGGCGGCGAAGAAATCATATGGCGCCTGCCCAAGGACGGCAAAGGCGCCGGCCACAAAGGCGACAAGCGCCCTTTTCCATCCCCACAGCAGAATTATCCGCCCAGCGTGGCGCTCCATCCGTGCCCTCGTCGCAGAATCACGGATCGAAGGTGTAGCAGCACCGCAGGGCGGCACCAAATGGCGGACCGCCCGGCAGGCACAGGCTCACGCCTGTTCAGCCTTGGCGCGACGGCGGCGCTCGCTCTTGACGCTGTGGACGATGCGGACGCGCTTGACGCGGCGCGGGTCGGCGTCGAGCACGTGGAATTCGAAGCCCGGGATCGCCTGCACCACTTCGCCGCGCGCCGGCACGCGGCCGAGCGCATTGAAGATCATGCCGCCGATGGTGTCGACATATTCGCTGTGCTCGCCGGGCGAGAACTCCTCGCCGAGAACCTTGGCGACTTCCTCGATCTCGGCCTTGCCGTCGACGACATAAACGCCATCGCCGGCCTGGGTGATCATCGGCTCGTCGTCGTCATGCTCGTCCTCGATGTCGCCGACGACCATCTCGACGATGTCCTCGAGCGAGACGAGACCGTCGGTGCCGCCATATTCGTCGATGACCAGCGCCATCTGGGTGCGCGTCGCCTGCATGCGGCTCATCAGGTCCGAGGCCAACATCGACGGCGGCACGAACAACACGGTCCGGATCAGGTTGAGGTCGCCAATCGTGCGCTTGAGGTCGACCTGGGCGAGGTCGAGCTGCACGTCGGTGGGCTGCACCTTGCGCGTCCTGCCCTTCTTGACGTGCGCGCCACGGGTGATGTGGGCAAGCACGTCGCGGATGTGGACCATGCCGCGCGGGTCGTCGAGCGTCTCGACATAGACCGGCATGCGCGAATGGCCCGACTGCTCGAACACCGAAAGCAATTCGCCGAGCGTCGTCGACAGGTCGATCGCCTCGACGTCGGCACGCGGCACCATGACGTCCTCGACCCTGACTTCGCGGAGCCTGAGGATGTTGTTGAGCATGGCGCGCTCGCCGGGCGAAAACGAATCGGCGTCGCTGCCGGTTTCGGCCAGCGCGTCGACAATTTCCTCACGGATATTGGTACCGTTGCTGCGGTGACGGAAAAAACGGCTCAACCGCTCGATGAATGTTGGTCGCTCGGCCTGGGGGTCGTGCGTCGCTTGTAACGGCGCACTGCTACTAGGTCCGTCCTCGGTCTGGTCGGAGGCCTTTGCCGGGGTTCCCGTATCGGGCGTGGCGGCAGTCTCTTGCTTGTCGTTCATCGTCTTCCGGTCGTTGTTCGTCCCTGTTACGCGTAGGGATCGGGAATGGCAAGCCTCGCCAGGGCCTGGCGTTCGAGGGCTTCCATTTCCTCGGCCTCCTCGTCGGTCTCGTGATCATACCCCAAAAGGTGCAGGAGTCCGTGGATTATGAGGTGGGTTATGTGGTTTTCAAGAGGCTTGCCTTCAAGCGCGGCCTCACGCACGACAGTCTCGTAGGCGAGCACGATATCGCCGAGCATCGGCGGCAACGGGTCGCCCGGTGCCATCGGAAAGGCCGGAAAGGACAGCACGTTGGTCGGCTTGTCCTTCTGGCGCCATTCGGCGTTGAGGCTCTGGATGGCGTCGTCGTCGGTGAAGACAAGGCTGAGCTCGACGCCGTCCACCACCTCGACCTCAGCCTCGACAA
The nucleotide sequence above comes from Aminobacter aminovorans. Encoded proteins:
- a CDS encoding sensor histidine kinase, with translation MARTRPYSLRRRLLLWLLVPLVALGLIALADTYNEAVETANAVSDRVLAGSALAIAERVVVAEDGALEVDIPYVALEMLTSAAQDRVFYRVDGPDGFITGYQTLPVIDGLELEESGYEDASFRGEPIRLTSLSRAASTGATSIPFVVTIAETTIARTQLAQTILLRSALRLAILIGSAAAIVWFAVTFSLRPLYRLRDAIAERNPDDLHPIEQSVPKEVRGLVDTVNSFMGRLGSALGAMRHFTGNASHQLRTPLTIIRTQLALASRAHSLDEARQAARMGDEAVAHAERVIAQLLLLAKVDEAASDRLKNLDAVNLTDLAQQLTADRVTQAHAAGIDLGFEGEEPLHVRGEPMLLSEMIRNLIENVLAYAGNGAEATVKVIDCGTDAVLEVEDTGPGIPAPELESVRQRFVRGREGDKPGAGLGLPIVEEIASLFGGRLELLAGADGRGLRVRVAFGKAES
- a CDS encoding response regulator, whose product is MRILVVEDNATLAGGLAAVLKGSGYAVDVVGDGASAVAVLATERFDLVILDLNLPEMDGLDVLRTMRGRQHDAAVLILSARHSLDERVKGLDLGADDYMVKPFDVGELEARVRTLLRRRAGLKAATVSFGEVQLDLNTRSFSSHGAAIDIPARELALLETLFMRAGKVVAKQAIIESLAGFDEDLSANAIEQYVSRLRKRLAPYGLTVRTARGIGYYLEKIQNP
- a CDS encoding hemolysin family protein, giving the protein MNDKQETAATPDTGTPAKASDQTEDGPSSSAPLQATHDPQAERPTFIERLSRFFRHRSNGTNIREEIVDALAETGSDADSFSPGERAMLNNILRLREVRVEDVMVPRADVEAIDLSTTLGELLSVFEQSGHSRMPVYVETLDDPRGMVHIRDVLAHITRGAHVKKGRTRKVQPTDVQLDLAQVDLKRTIGDLNLIRTVLFVPPSMLASDLMSRMQATRTQMALVIDEYGGTDGLVSLEDIVEMVVGDIEDEHDDDEPMITQAGDGVYVVDGKAEIEEVAKVLGEEFSPGEHSEYVDTIGGMIFNALGRVPARGEVVQAIPGFEFHVLDADPRRVKRVRIVHSVKSERRRRAKAEQA
- a CDS encoding ABC transporter substrate-binding protein, encoding MRLAILTALVCLSAPVQAEVTVFPALNGASDARTLVVYSSLDAPLNNPMIAGFQQANPGVAVRYEELQTVDIYDRVLAETDAGKGTADIAFSSAMDLQVKLANDGYAQESRLPLSDRWPRWANWRDTAYALTYEPAVFVYHKPSFKDVDPPATRGQLVDYLKSQGDRVYGRIATYDIERSGVGFMFMARDQEQYPDIWSVIRAMGAAGVKLYSTSSAILERIADGRFVLGYNILGSYAADWAARNPDVGIVLPKDYTVVMSRIGLVPAAAKSPDLGRRYLEYFMSAEGQTVMARQLHIAAVNPDVSGENTANRMQEVLGGQLRPVPVSPGLMVYLDQVKRSRVIGRWNEALRSP
- the metK gene encoding methionine adenosyltransferase, which produces MQRQNYLFTSESVSEGHPDKVCDRISDEIVDLVYREAKKTGMDPWKVRVACETLATTNRVVIAGEVRVPDTLLKKDKNGQIVKDAAGHPVVNPSKFKSVARKAIRAIGYEQAGFHWKTARIDVLLHGQSPDIGQGVDSASDRQGEEGAGDQGIMFGYACRETPDLMPAPIYYSHKILELLATARHENKGDAGKLGPDAKSQVTVRYQDGKAHEVTQIVLSTQHLDGSWDSGKVRKVVEPYIREALGELEIANDCNWYINPTGKFVIGGPDGDAGLTGRKIIVDTYGGAAPHGGGAFSGKDTTKVDRSAAYAARYLAKNVVAAKLAERCTIQLSYAIGVAQPLSVYVDLHGTGKVDEAVLEDALRQVMDLSPSGIRRHLDLNKPIYAKTSSYGHFGRKAGRDGSFSWEKTDLVKALKDAVAA
- a CDS encoding helix-turn-helix domain-containing protein; its protein translation is MEKENKKKPNPTDVYVGGRIRLRRNMLGMSQEKLGESLGITFQQIQKYEKGTNRVGASRLQAIASILSVPVAFFFEDAPGSESGENKGLSEDSSTSFVVDFLSSAEGLQLNRAFARISNPKVRRKVIELAKVLADDEDQ
- the lnt gene encoding apolipoprotein N-acyltransferase encodes the protein MERHAGRIILLWGWKRALVAFVAGAFAVLGQAPYDFFAACFVSFPILVWLLDGAVADRPAGFLRRLMPAFAAGWWFGFGYFLAGLWWVGGAVLVEAESFAWALPFAVVGIPLILAFFYGFAAALARLLWSDGIGRIAALAFAFGLIEWLRTFLFTGFPWNPLGFAAMPVPLFMQSVTITGVTGMNVLAIFVFAMPALLADRRNLRLGFSLAVVLVAAHAAYGYFKLSRPAQPAERTLNVRIVQPNIDLTEKWDGRVRDRIFASMLQLSAEAPKPGAKKPDLIIWPETSMPFLFTERPDALVAIGDMLGSGQTLMAGIVRAEGESVAGDDTRYYNSVVSINDKGEIVDAVDKVHLVPFGEYIPFAGLMERIGLTQLVAGPMNFSAGANRRPLELPGGIKASAFICYEIIFPRMVAVDAASTGIIVNVTNDAWFGDTPGPYQHFRQSQVRAVENGLPVLRAANTGISGIVDPSGRVVDALAMNVRGTIDVSLPVAAIGAASPPFSRVNGFLIMLLIAVAASGLKLRQRLRAN
- the ybeY gene encoding rRNA maturation RNase YbeY — encoded protein: MPDKKTPASAVAAGALDIDLMIEEGGWPDEDTLRAIVDRAVPVVLVEAEVEVVDGVELSLVFTDDDAIQSLNAEWRQKDKPTNVLSFPAFPMAPGDPLPPMLGDIVLAYETVVREAALEGKPLENHITHLIIHGLLHLLGYDHETDEEAEEMEALERQALARLAIPDPYA
- the trmB gene encoding tRNA (guanine(46)-N(7))-methyltransferase TrmB; its protein translation is MEQEPRRSRSTEAFFGRRRGKPIRPYQAEALETGLARLGIDLGVAAPADLRTMFEAEVSKVRLEIGFGGGEHLRHIAANNPDDGFIGIEPFVNGMAKMAAALHEKPLANIRLYDEDATQLLDWLPEASLDGIDLLYPDPWRKKKHWKRRFVSPVNLDRFARVLKTGARFRFASDIDTYVNWTLQHCRAHPAFAWQAAEAADWHTPYEGWTRTRYEAKAIRENRTPAYLTFVRE